From a region of the Balaenoptera musculus isolate JJ_BM4_2016_0621 chromosome 15, mBalMus1.pri.v3, whole genome shotgun sequence genome:
- the LOC118881349 gene encoding cytochrome c oxidase subunit 4 isoform 2, mitochondrial isoform X1 translates to MSFRAAWSLVLRKGGLGMRGIHSPGGTAHSKEKMPPYTNYHAQRSYPMPDEPFCTELSAEQQALKEKEKGSWTQLSHAEKVALYRLQFHETFTEMNRRSNEWKTVMGCVFFFFGFTGLLIWWQRVYVFPKKPITLMDEWKAQQLQRILDMKGNPVQGLASRWDYERKEWKK, encoded by the exons ATGTCCTTTAGAGCTGCCTGGAGCTTGGTGCTGAGGAAAGGAGGACTTGGAATGCGAGGGATCCACAGCCCAGGAGGCACTG CCCACAGCAAGGAGAAGATGCCCCCCTACACCAACTACCATGCCCAGCGCTCCTACCCCATGCCCGATGAGCCCTTCTGCACGGAGCTCAGCGCAGAGCAGCAGGCcctgaaggagaaggagaagggcagCTGGACGCAGCTGAGCCACGCTGAGAAGGTGGCCC TGTACCGGCTCCAGTTCCATGAGACCTTCACAGAGATGAACCGTCGTTCCAACGAGTGGAAGACAGTGATGGGCtgtgtcttcttcttctttggaTTCACAGGTCTGCTGATTTGGTGGCAGCGGGTCTATG TGTTCCCTAAGAAACCCATCACCCTGATGGATGAGTGGAAGGCCCAGCAGCTCCAGCGCATCCTGGACATGAAGGGCAACCCTGTTCAAGGCCTGGCCTCCCGGTGGGACTATGAGAGGAAGGAGTGGAAGAAGTGA
- the LOC118881349 gene encoding cytochrome c oxidase subunit 4 isoform 2, mitochondrial isoform X3 yields MSFRAAWSLVLRKGGLGMRGIHSPGGTAHSKEKMPPYTNYHAQRSYPMPDEPFCTELSAEQQALKEKEKGSWTQLSHAEKVARLLIWWQRVYVFPKKPITLMDEWKAQQLQRILDMKGNPVQGLASRWDYERKEWKK; encoded by the exons ATGTCCTTTAGAGCTGCCTGGAGCTTGGTGCTGAGGAAAGGAGGACTTGGAATGCGAGGGATCCACAGCCCAGGAGGCACTG CCCACAGCAAGGAGAAGATGCCCCCCTACACCAACTACCATGCCCAGCGCTCCTACCCCATGCCCGATGAGCCCTTCTGCACGGAGCTCAGCGCAGAGCAGCAGGCcctgaaggagaaggagaagggcagCTGGACGCAGCTGAGCCACGCTGAGAAGGTGGCCC GTCTGCTGATTTGGTGGCAGCGGGTCTATG TGTTCCCTAAGAAACCCATCACCCTGATGGATGAGTGGAAGGCCCAGCAGCTCCAGCGCATCCTGGACATGAAGGGCAACCCTGTTCAAGGCCTGGCCTCCCGGTGGGACTATGAGAGGAAGGAGTGGAAGAAGTGA
- the LOC118881349 gene encoding cytochrome c oxidase subunit 4 isoform 2, mitochondrial isoform X2 codes for MPPYTNYHAQRSYPMPDEPFCTELSAEQQALKEKEKGSWTQLSHAEKVALYRLQFHETFTEMNRRSNEWKTVMGCVFFFFGFTGLLIWWQRVYVFPKKPITLMDEWKAQQLQRILDMKGNPVQGLASRWDYERKEWKK; via the exons ATGCCCCCCTACACCAACTACCATGCCCAGCGCTCCTACCCCATGCCCGATGAGCCCTTCTGCACGGAGCTCAGCGCAGAGCAGCAGGCcctgaaggagaaggagaagggcagCTGGACGCAGCTGAGCCACGCTGAGAAGGTGGCCC TGTACCGGCTCCAGTTCCATGAGACCTTCACAGAGATGAACCGTCGTTCCAACGAGTGGAAGACAGTGATGGGCtgtgtcttcttcttctttggaTTCACAGGTCTGCTGATTTGGTGGCAGCGGGTCTATG TGTTCCCTAAGAAACCCATCACCCTGATGGATGAGTGGAAGGCCCAGCAGCTCCAGCGCATCCTGGACATGAAGGGCAACCCTGTTCAAGGCCTGGCCTCCCGGTGGGACTATGAGAGGAAGGAGTGGAAGAAGTGA